A single window of Crassostrea angulata isolate pt1a10 chromosome 8, ASM2561291v2, whole genome shotgun sequence DNA harbors:
- the LOC128158940 gene encoding uncharacterized protein LOC128158940 gives MSNHLLGTLFGLQKWQVRRAVLTAKHALMSNFVPHHLGFPHIAREDVKENHTRPLAKELLCNVAENPVILVLDGTYIYLQKSGNFTFSRRSYSTHKHRPFVKPMIVVTTSGYIVSVLGPYLADSKNSDAKILTHMIETNVEEIKDWIQEDDIFIVDRGFRDAEALLSDIGIHIEMPSFLTRGAKQHSTEESNATRLVTKVR, from the exons ATGAGTAATCACTTACTCGGAACCCTCTTTGGCTTGCAGAAATGGCAG GTAAGGCGTGCGGTACTGACAGCAAAACATGCTCTAATGTCAAACTTTGTTCCCCATCATTTGGGATTTCCCCACATTGCTAGGGAAGACGTTAAAGAAAACCACACACGTCCATTAGCTAAAGAACTACTCTGCAATGTAGCTGAAAATCCAGTAATACTAGTACTTGATGGGACGTATATTTACCTGCAGAAAAGTGGCAATTTTACATTCTCAAGAAGATCATACAGTACTCATAAACATAGGCCGTTTGTTAAACCCATGATAGTGGTCACAACATCGGGGTACATTGTTTCCGTACTGGGTCCATACCTGGCTGACTCTAAGAATTCGGATGCAAAGATTTTGACGCATATGATAGAAACGAACGTAGAAGAAATTAAGGACTGGATACAGGAAGACGACATATTCATAGTCGATAGAGGGTTTAGGGATGCAGAAGCTCTACTGAGTGACATTGGAATCCACATTGAAATGCCTTCCTTCTTAACACGTGGAGCAAAACAACACTCAACAGAAGAGTCTAATGCAACACGTCTAGTTACAAAAGTAAGATGA